In Acidaminococcus timonensis, one DNA window encodes the following:
- the pyrF gene encoding orotidine-5'-phosphate decarboxylase translates to MDVRDRLITALDYPTFDQAKALVEELGDAVTFYKVGMELFYGAGPDIIRYLKDRNKKVFLDLKLQDIPNTVAHSLAVLTRLGADIMNVHAVGGPRMMAEGMKAVKEAAGELGRPAPKLIAVTVLTSMDEAQWKPLNYAKTIGEEVLDLAALTKESGLDGVVASPREAAGIRQRCGKDFLIVTPGVRPAWAATNDQSRIATPAAAIASGSTHLVVGRPITKAEDKQEAVRKILEEMEGAWKE, encoded by the coding sequence ATGGACGTAAGAGACAGACTGATCACGGCCCTGGATTACCCCACCTTTGACCAGGCAAAAGCCCTGGTGGAGGAACTGGGAGATGCCGTGACCTTTTATAAGGTAGGGATGGAACTGTTCTACGGCGCAGGCCCGGACATCATCCGCTATCTGAAAGACAGAAATAAAAAAGTGTTCCTGGATCTGAAACTCCAGGACATCCCCAATACGGTGGCCCACAGCCTGGCAGTACTGACCCGGCTGGGCGCCGACATCATGAACGTGCACGCCGTTGGCGGGCCCCGGATGATGGCTGAAGGGATGAAAGCCGTGAAGGAAGCAGCCGGGGAACTGGGCAGACCTGCTCCCAAACTGATTGCCGTCACGGTGCTCACCAGCATGGATGAGGCCCAGTGGAAACCCCTGAACTATGCCAAAACCATCGGGGAAGAGGTGCTGGATCTGGCAGCCCTGACGAAGGAAAGCGGCCTGGACGGGGTGGTTGCCTCTCCCAGAGAAGCGGCCGGCATCCGGCAGCGCTGCGGGAAAGACTTCCTGATCGTGACGCCGGGGGTGCGTCCAGCCTGGGCGGCCACCAATGACCAGAGCCGGATCGCCACTCCGGCTGCGGCCATTGCCAGCGGTTCCACCCATCTGGTGGTGGGCCGGCCCATTACCAAAGCCGAGGATAAACAGGAAGCCGTACGGAAGATCCTGGAAGAAATGGAAGGAGCCTGGAAAGAATGA
- the pyrE gene encoding orotate phosphoribosyltransferase produces MNENTVLHMLEETNAVMHGHFLLTSGLHSPLYVEKFNVLQHPRYTEALCKEIAARFINDNVELVVGPMTGGILLAYEVAKNLGTRFFFTERVNGKMTFKRGFAIKPGTRVLVVEDIVTTGGSVREVLDVVKSEGGVPVGVGYLVDRSGGKVDFGVRMEPLLRLDVEAYKPEECPLCQKGEPLTQRGRTGK; encoded by the coding sequence ATGAACGAAAATACCGTTTTGCATATGCTGGAAGAAACCAACGCCGTGATGCACGGCCATTTTCTGCTGACCAGCGGCCTGCACAGCCCGCTGTATGTGGAAAAATTCAATGTGCTGCAGCATCCCCGCTACACGGAAGCCCTGTGCAAGGAAATCGCTGCCCGGTTCATCAACGACAACGTGGAACTGGTGGTAGGGCCCATGACCGGCGGCATCCTGCTGGCCTATGAAGTGGCCAAGAACCTGGGGACCAGATTCTTCTTCACCGAACGGGTGAACGGGAAGATGACCTTCAAACGTGGTTTTGCCATCAAACCGGGCACCCGGGTCCTGGTGGTGGAAGACATCGTGACCACCGGCGGCAGTGTACGGGAAGTGCTGGACGTGGTGAAGAGCGAAGGTGGCGTGCCTGTGGGCGTAGGCTATCTGGTGGACCGGAGCGGCGGCAAAGTGGACTTCGGTGTGCGGATGGAACCGCTGCTGCGCCTGGACGTGGAAGCCTACAAACCGGAAGAGTGCCCCCTGTGCCAAAAAGGCGAACCTTTGACCCAGCGCGGCCGGACCGGGAAATAA
- a CDS encoding DUF1858 domain-containing protein: MEKVTADSSIIGTVQMHPEIVNIFMQYGLGCIGCMAANFETIGQGAAAHGIDVDALIADINDCIAEVEGDDKKEAK, encoded by the coding sequence ATGGAAAAGGTTACTGCTGATTCCAGCATTATCGGTACGGTGCAGATGCACCCTGAAATCGTCAACATCTTCATGCAATACGGCCTGGGCTGCATCGGCTGCATGGCTGCCAACTTCGAAACCATCGGCCAGGGTGCCGCTGCTCATGGGATCGACGTGGATGCCCTGATCGCCGACATCAACGACTGCATCGCTGAAGTGGAAGGCGACGACAAAAAAGAAGCAAAATAA